The following coding sequences lie in one Rutidosis leptorrhynchoides isolate AG116_Rl617_1_P2 chromosome 4, CSIRO_AGI_Rlap_v1, whole genome shotgun sequence genomic window:
- the LOC139840028 gene encoding silicon efflux transporter LSI2-like has translation MAMAPTVKVILGSFAFAVFWVLAVFPAVPFMPIGRTAGSLLGAMLMVLFQVITPDQAYASIDLQILGLLFGTMVVSVYLERADMFKYLGKLLAYKSMGSKDLLFRICLISAISSAFFTNDTSCVVLTEFVLKIARQQNLPPHPFLLALASSANIGSSATPIGNPQNLVIAVQSKIPFGEFLFGNVSSMVIGVCVNAIILLAMFWKLLSVKKDEEEPPVEVTPEEHVNSHRFSPATMSHMTSQNSHELNGHLEALSIQSSPGVNGTVEYTIRNRLGSGDNEIIPKGVTDEKTLQKNDEKVVSRVSSNFDLGLEEIDEKSAKWKIEMWKIGVYVITVGMLISFLLGLNMSWTAITAALALVVLDFKDARPCLEKVSYSLLVFFCGMFVTVEGFNRTGIPSAVWDFMEPYAQIDHISGIAILAVVIVILSNLASNVPTVLLLGARVAAAAATISPEKEKKAWLILAWVSTIAGNLSLLGSAANLIVCEQARRAQNFGYNLTFWAHLKFGVPSTIIVTAIGLTLIRA, from the exons ATGGCTATGGCTCCAACTGTAAAAGTGATCTTAGGGTCATTTGCATTTGCTGTATTTTGGGTTTTGGCTGTTTTTCCTGCTGTACCATTTATGCCTATTGGAAGAACAGCAGGTTCTTTACTTGGTGCTATGCTTATGGTACTTTTTCAAGTTATAACACCAGATCAAGCTTATGCATCTATTGATCTACAAATACTTGGTCTTTTATTTGGGACAATGGTTGTAAGTGTTTATCTTGAAAGAGCAGATATGTTTAAGTATTTAGGTAAATTACTTGCATATAAAAGCATGGGATCTAAAGATTTACTGTTTCGAATCTGTTTAATATCCGCAATTTCAAGTGCTTTTTTCACAAATGACACATCTTGTGTTGTGTTGACTGAGTTTGTGCTTAAAATTGCTAGACAACAAAACCTCCCACCACATCCATTTTTGTTAGCACTTGCGTCTAGTGCGAATATTGGTTCATCCGCTACACCGATTGGTAACCCGCAAAATTTGGTTATCGCGGTTCAAAGTAAGATACCATTTGGCGAATTTTTGTTTGGGAATGTATCATCAATGGTTATTGGAGTTTGTGTAAATGCTATAATTTTGTTAGCTATGTTTTGGAAGCTGTTATCTGTTAAGAAAGATGAAGAAGAACCGCCGGTTGAAGTAACGCCTGAAGAACATGTGAATTCGCATCGATTTTCACCGGCTACGATGTCACATATGACGTCACAAAATTCACATGAACTTAATGGTCATTTGGAGGCCCTTAGTATTCAAAGCTCGCCAGGTGTTAATGGAACCGTAGAGTATACGATTAGGAACCGTTTAGGTTCGGGTGACAATGAAATTATACCAAAAGGGGTTACAGACGAAAAGACGTTGCAGAAGAATGACGAAAAAGTTGTTTCGAGGGTTTCATCAAATTTTGATTTGGGTTTGGAGGAAATTGATGAAAAGTCTGCTAAATGGAAAATAGAAATGTGGAAAATAGGAGTTTATGTTATTACAGTTGGAATGTTGATTTCGTTTTTATTGGGATTAAATATGTCATGGACTGCAATTACAGCTGCATTGGCTCTCGTGGTTCTTGATTTCAAGGACGCTCGTCCGTGCTTAGAAAAG GTATCTTATTCATTATTGGTGTTCTTTTGTGGGATGTTTGTTACCGTTGAAGGCTTTAACAGAACAGGAATCCCAAGTGCTGTATGGGATTTCATGGAACCTTATGCTCAAATCGATCACATTAGCGGTATAGCAATTCTTGCGGTTGTTATAGTTATTCTATCAAATCTTGCTTCAAACGTGCCAACAG TACTATTGCTTGGCGCAAGggtggcagcagcagcagcaaccatATCACCCGAAAAGGAGAAGAAAGCATGGCTAATTCTGGCCTGGGTCAGCACTATAGCCGGCAATCTTTCGCTACTAGGGTCAGCAGCCAATTTGATTGTCTGCGAACAAGCTCGTCGTGCTCAAAATTTTGGGTACAATCTTACCTTTTGGGCTCATCTCAAGTTTGGTGTTCCATCAACTATTATAGTTACAGCTATTGGTTTAACACTTATAAGAGCATAA